The following are from one region of the bacterium genome:
- a CDS encoding HD domain-containing protein, translating to MNIALEPDMKEFSYLKEDIISHVKQVAEGKGERIYLVGGWLRDYLLEKKSNDYDFAVGGEAISLAREVASSLGGSFFILDPERDCARVVLKGKEQVCLDFSRLKGDNIAEDLRQRDITINALAVDLSGSETIIDPNGGLPDLSSGRIRLVSKENLIEDPLRGLRAFRLAAQLGFKIDQDSLRLISQYASLITRSSEERIRDELLFLLETKESYPHLLAMDETGLLGEIIPELMPLKGVEQPGYHHLDVFDHSTVSLAYLEEITEHCAFHFRAWHNRIAEYLKRPLSSGQSQVALLKLAALFHDLGKPQSLTRQGNGQISFTGHERSGAELAFLIGKKLKLSRDEAERLKKIVASHMRPGLLANENKISARAVHRFFRDLGEDGLGTLILSLADRYAARGPKACSSSVILRQYWVINHLLKRFFEEKEIITPPRMVGGRDLIEVFGLSPGPLIGQLLREIEEAYIEGQVKTREEGLALVERLIADRLKAED from the coding sequence ATGAACATCGCCCTTGAGCCGGACATGAAAGAGTTTAGCTATTTAAAGGAAGACATTATTTCCCATGTTAAACAAGTAGCTGAGGGAAAGGGAGAAAGAATATACCTGGTGGGGGGATGGCTGCGGGATTATCTTCTTGAGAAAAAGAGCAATGATTATGATTTTGCGGTGGGAGGCGAGGCCATTTCTCTGGCCAGAGAAGTGGCTTCCTCCCTGGGGGGCAGTTTCTTCATCCTTGACCCTGAGCGGGATTGCGCCCGGGTAGTCCTTAAAGGAAAAGAGCAGGTATGCCTGGATTTTTCTCGACTCAAGGGGGACAATATAGCAGAGGACCTCAGACAGAGAGACATTACTATTAATGCCTTGGCCGTGGATCTTTCAGGGTCTGAGACCATCATTGATCCTAACGGGGGGCTGCCTGACCTGTCGTCCGGTCGAATCAGGCTTGTATCTAAAGAAAATCTCATCGAGGACCCCTTGCGGGGACTTCGAGCCTTCAGATTAGCGGCCCAACTCGGCTTTAAAATAGACCAGGACAGCTTAAGGCTTATCAGCCAATATGCCTCCTTGATTACCCGAAGCTCGGAAGAACGGATCAGGGATGAACTTCTTTTTTTGTTGGAGACAAAAGAGAGTTATCCGCACCTTTTGGCTATGGATGAGACAGGGTTATTGGGGGAGATCATCCCGGAACTTATGCCCCTTAAGGGAGTGGAACAGCCCGGGTACCACCATCTTGATGTCTTTGATCATTCCACCGTTTCCCTGGCCTACCTGGAAGAGATAACCGAACACTGCGCCTTTCACTTTCGGGCCTGGCATAACCGGATAGCCGAATATTTAAAACGGCCCCTTTCCAGTGGTCAAAGTCAGGTCGCCCTTCTTAAACTGGCGGCTCTCTTTCACGATCTGGGTAAGCCCCAAAGTTTAACCCGGCAGGGAAATGGCCAGATAAGCTTTACAGGACATGAGCGTTCAGGGGCGGAACTTGCTTTTTTAATTGGGAAAAAACTCAAGCTATCCAGAGATGAAGCGGAAAGATTAAAAAAGATAGTGGCCTCACATATGCGGCCCGGTCTGCTGGCTAACGAGAATAAAATCTCGGCCAGGGCTGTCCATCGGTTCTTTCGGGATTTGGGTGAAGATGGCCTGGGCACGCTTATTCTTTCTTTAGCTGATCGCTATGCGGCCCGTGGTCCAAAGGCGTGTTCCTCGTCGGTTATCTTGAGACAATACTGGGTAATTAATCATCTTCTAAAACGATTCTTTGAGGAAAAGGAGATAATTACGCCTCCCAGGATGGTTGGGGGGAGGGATTTGATTGAGGTTTTCGGTCTTTCGCCCGGGCCTCTCATTGGCCAGCTTCTCAGAGAGATAGAAGAGGCCTACATTGAGGGGCAGGTGAAGACCCGAGAGGAAGGATTGGCCCTGGTAGAACGGCTAATCGCCGATAGGCTGAAGGCTGAAGACTGA
- a CDS encoding type II toxin-antitoxin system RelE/ParE family toxin → MIESFASPETEKIFRGKVSRKLPLDIQKTARRKLLYLDDADNFRDLLAPPGNRLEELRGEQYSIRINDQWRICFKWADGKARDVEIVDYHH, encoded by the coding sequence ATGATTGAATCTTTCGCCAGCCCTGAAACAGAGAAAATATTCAGAGGCAAAGTGTCAAGGAAACTGCCGTTGGATATTCAGAAAACTGCTCGGCGCAAGCTCCTTTATTTGGACGATGCAGACAATTTCCGAGATTTGCTGGCACCGCCTGGAAATAGACTCGAAGAACTTCGCGGAGAGCAGTATAGCATTCGCATTAACGACCAATGGAGAATTTGTTTCAAGTGGGCTGATGGTAAGGCGAGAGATGTAGAGATTGTTGATTATCACCATTGA
- the fliS gene encoding flagellar export chaperone FliS produces the protein MVTNPYQRYRQASVETASPAKLILMLYEGAIKFLKQAKEALPEKKYDVVSGRLIRTQEILNELMISLDMKAGGELSANLYRLYDYMNRRLIDANIKKEAKIIEEVQSMFVELREAWSEMIKTTSEKVIKGPPRAA, from the coding sequence ATGGTCACTAATCCTTATCAAAGATATCGCCAAGCCAGTGTGGAGACGGCAAGCCCAGCCAAACTGATTCTTATGCTCTATGAAGGGGCCATAAAATTTCTTAAACAGGCTAAAGAGGCTTTACCAGAGAAGAAATACGATGTTGTCTCGGGAAGGCTTATTCGCACTCAGGAAATCCTTAACGAATTGATGATATCATTGGATATGAAAGCGGGAGGAGAACTATCCGCCAATCTTTATCGGCTTTACGATTATATGAATCGCCGCTTAATTGATGCTAATATAAAGAAGGAGGCCAAGATAATAGAGGAAGTTCAAAGTATGTTTGTTGAACTGCGAGAGGCCTGGAGTGAAATGATAAAAACTACCAGTGAGAAGGTGATAAAGGGACCTCCTCGGGCGGCTTAA
- a CDS encoding HigA family addiction module antitoxin codes for MKTLPPIHPGEVLLEDFMKPLGLSQYRVAKDIGVSALRISQIVRGKRSITADTAMRLSRYFGTTAVVWLRLQARYDLEIAEAQIAKRINHEVKVLTPPPFRMDILSDRM; via the coding sequence ATGAAAACACTCCCACCTATTCATCCTGGAGAAGTTTTATTGGAAGACTTCATGAAGCCTTTAGGCTTGAGTCAGTATCGTGTGGCTAAAGATATAGGCGTTTCTGCATTGAGGATTAGTCAGATTGTGCGTGGGAAGCGTTCGATTACGGCAGACACGGCTATGCGGCTATCTCGTTATTTTGGTACAACTGCTGTTGTATGGTTGCGCCTACAAGCACGTTACGACCTTGAAATAGCTGAAGCTCAAATAGCCAAGCGCATTAACCATGAGGTCAAAGTCTTAACGCCACCTCCTTTCAGGATGGATATCCTGAGCGATCGGATGTAA
- the galE gene encoding UDP-glucose 4-epimerase GalE, with the protein MILVVGGAGYIGSQVVKQLNEHGLMTITYDSLKKGHREAVLAGEFILGDIRDTSRLSKVFKENQIEAVMHFAADSLVGESMENPLAYFENNVAGTTNLLKTMISFGIKKFIFSSTAAVYGEPKQIPIRETDPTMPTNPYGESKLMIEHILARCDEAYGLKYISLRYFNAAGADESGRIGEAHHPETHLIPLILQAALGQREAIKIFGTDYPTPDGTCIRDYIHVVDLAEAHILALKSLINGKTSTVYNLGNENGYSVREVIEVAEKVTGQKIPAIEAGRRPGDPAVLVASATKAIQELGWRPGLADLETIIATAWQWHKLQLSINNW; encoded by the coding sequence ATGATCTTAGTAGTTGGCGGGGCTGGATATATCGGCAGCCAGGTGGTCAAACAGTTAAATGAGCACGGATTGATGACTATCACCTATGACAGCCTGAAAAAAGGACATCGTGAGGCAGTCCTGGCCGGGGAGTTTATCTTAGGGGATATAAGAGACACCTCCAGGTTGTCGAAGGTTTTTAAAGAAAATCAAATTGAAGCGGTGATGCACTTTGCGGCTGACAGTCTGGTAGGGGAATCAATGGAGAACCCCCTGGCTTATTTTGAGAACAATGTAGCCGGCACGACCAATCTTCTCAAGACCATGATAAGTTTTGGGATAAAGAAATTTATCTTTTCGTCAACAGCCGCCGTTTATGGAGAACCCAAGCAAATCCCCATTAGGGAGACCGATCCCACCATGCCGACTAATCCCTATGGTGAATCAAAGCTGATGATCGAACATATCCTGGCCAGATGTGATGAAGCTTATGGACTCAAGTATATATCCTTGAGATATTTCAATGCGGCTGGAGCAGATGAATCAGGTCGGATTGGTGAAGCCCATCATCCGGAGACTCATCTCATCCCCTTAATTCTTCAGGCGGCTTTAGGACAGCGGGAGGCCATAAAGATTTTTGGGACAGATTACCCCACTCCGGATGGCACCTGCATCAGAGATTACATCCATGTGGTTGATTTAGCCGAGGCGCATATCCTGGCCCTCAAGTCGCTAATAAATGGGAAGACAAGCACTGTTTACAACCTGGGTAATGAGAACGGGTATTCAGTTAGAGAGGTAATCGAGGTGGCCGAAAAGGTTACTGGGCAGAAGATACCGGCTATTGAAGCAGGACGAAGGCCTGGTGATCCGGCTGTTTTGGTAGCCAGTGCTACTAAAGCCATTCAAGAGTTGGGTTGGAGGCCAGGCTTGGCTGATCTGGAAACTATCATTGCCACGGCCTGGCAGTGGCATAAACTCCAATTATCTATTAATAATTGGTAA
- the uvrC gene encoding excinuclease ABC subunit UvrC produces MNPKLDDPPGKAGLAAGAPNSKFAQKLAQFPDTCGVYLMKNKKGEVIYVGKAVSLIKRVRAYRPKKGGNTPKEAALLSVAADVEYIVTDSEIEALILECNLIKRYRPRYNVLLKDDKAYPLLKVTLAEDFPRVYITRRMKEDGAKYFGPYTEAGVLRGVLKSGREIFPLRTCKQKITSDKQARPCLNFHIQRCLAPCAGLISREEYRKMVDQMCLFLAGRGEEVITHLKGQMKEAAGALEFEKAAQIRDRIKGVESILAHQKMVLDRPIDEDVLGLAQRDNLACLIIFFIRQGRLIGREHFILQGGETPAEIVSAFIKQHYLKAPAIPPQILLPCRIEEENLISEWLRQKRGSRVNLKAPKRGEGLRLLQLAVKNASLLLAQKGKAVPETAAEELKDLLGLKSPPLRIEAFDISNLGDKAAAGSVVVFENGRPKKGDYRRFKIKSAEAPDDYGCLEEVVGRRYRRLLKEKSPLPDLIVVDGGRGQLSSVWGTLLRLGLEGVPLIALAKTEEEIFTLHRSSPILLARDSPTLHLLQHIRDEAHRFALKYHRHLRTVES; encoded by the coding sequence ATGAACCCGAAACTCGATGACCCGCCAGGCAAAGCCGGCCTGGCAGCGGGTGCCCCCAACTCGAAATTTGCTCAAAAATTGGCTCAATTTCCGGATACATGCGGGGTCTACCTGATGAAAAACAAAAAAGGAGAGGTCATTTATGTGGGCAAGGCTGTCTCCTTAATTAAACGGGTTAGAGCCTACCGCCCCAAAAAAGGTGGTAATACCCCTAAAGAAGCAGCTCTCCTCTCAGTGGCGGCTGATGTGGAGTATATCGTCACTGATTCCGAGATAGAAGCCCTTATCCTCGAATGCAATCTTATCAAAAGATATCGACCGCGATACAATGTCCTATTAAAGGATGATAAGGCCTATCCTTTACTCAAGGTTACCCTGGCCGAAGATTTCCCCAGGGTTTATATTACCAGGCGGATGAAAGAGGATGGGGCAAAATATTTCGGACCTTATACCGAGGCCGGGGTCCTGCGGGGGGTGCTCAAGTCTGGGCGGGAGATATTTCCCCTGCGGACCTGCAAACAAAAGATAACTTCCGATAAACAGGCCCGGCCTTGCCTCAATTTTCATATTCAGCGCTGCCTGGCCCCTTGTGCCGGACTAATTAGTCGAGAAGAATATCGAAAGATGGTGGATCAAATGTGTCTCTTTCTGGCCGGGCGGGGGGAGGAGGTGATAACCCACCTCAAGGGTCAAATGAAAGAAGCCGCCGGGGCGCTGGAATTTGAAAAGGCAGCCCAAATCAGGGACCGGATAAAAGGGGTGGAATCCATCCTGGCCCATCAAAAGATGGTCCTGGACAGGCCAATAGATGAAGACGTGTTAGGCCTGGCTCAAAGGGATAATCTGGCCTGCCTTATTATCTTCTTTATTCGGCAAGGCAGATTGATCGGTCGGGAGCACTTCATCCTCCAGGGTGGTGAGACCCCGGCAGAGATAGTGAGCGCCTTCATAAAGCAGCATTATCTAAAAGCCCCGGCTATCCCGCCTCAAATCCTTCTCCCCTGCCGGATAGAAGAAGAGAACCTGATAAGTGAGTGGCTCAGACAGAAACGGGGCAGCCGGGTCAATCTTAAGGCGCCTAAACGTGGGGAAGGCTTGAGGTTGCTTCAATTGGCCGTTAAAAATGCCTCCCTTCTTCTGGCTCAAAAGGGAAAAGCCGTCCCTGAGACCGCGGCTGAAGAGTTAAAGGATCTTTTAGGCCTCAAATCACCCCCCTTGAGAATTGAGGCCTTTGACATCTCAAACTTAGGGGATAAGGCGGCGGCCGGCTCGGTGGTTGTTTTTGAAAATGGCCGGCCAAAAAAGGGAGATTATCGACGTTTTAAGATCAAATCGGCTGAGGCCCCTGATGACTATGGCTGTCTGGAAGAAGTGGTCGGCCGTCGTTACCGGCGTTTATTGAAAGAAAAAAGCCCCCTGCCGGATTTAATCGTGGTGGATGGAGGCAGGGGCCAACTCTCTTCAGTTTGGGGCACCCTGCTGCGGCTTGGTCTGGAAGGTGTCCCCCTTATTGCCCTGGCCAAAACTGAGGAGGAAATCTTTACCCTTCATCGCTCCTCACCTATCTTGCTTGCCCGGGATTCCCCTACCCTGCATTTGCTTCAACATATTCGTGACGAGGCGCACCGCTTTGCCCTTAAATATCATCGTCATTTGCGGACAGTGGAGAGTTGA
- a CDS encoding cold-shock protein: MAERESGTVKWFNATKGYGFIAPDEGEDIFVHYSAIKGNGYRSLEEGQRVEFTASEGNKGLQAQDVMVLD, encoded by the coding sequence GTGGCAGAGCGTGAAAGCGGTACTGTTAAGTGGTTCAACGCCACTAAAGGCTATGGCTTCATAGCCCCCGATGAAGGAGAAGATATTTTCGTGCACTATAGCGCCATTAAAGGCAATGGCTATCGTTCTCTGGAAGAAGGCCAGCGGGTCGAATTTACGGCCAGCGAAGGGAATAAGGGCCTTCAAGCGCAAGACGTGATGGTTCTTGATTGA
- the flgN gene encoding flagellar export chaperone FlgN yields MVVTESDQELQKLKSLLKDQLGAISRMFDLGRWQREAIEAEDGDRLLDLTKEEAGLELKIKSLDDEIVRWRERQGEFSEDKELTTILSQIERVWTKLMKRREENEILLAEKMKKVRSKLAEVRKTKLVQKSYKIPYTGWTVRRDDAFFVDKLQ; encoded by the coding sequence ATGGTGGTTACAGAAAGCGACCAAGAACTACAGAAGTTGAAATCGCTCCTCAAGGATCAATTGGGGGCCATCTCCAGGATGTTCGACTTAGGCAGGTGGCAGAGGGAAGCAATAGAGGCGGAAGATGGCGATAGATTGCTGGACTTGACTAAGGAGGAAGCAGGATTAGAACTCAAGATCAAATCTTTAGATGATGAAATCGTGCGGTGGAGAGAAAGGCAAGGAGAGTTTTCGGAAGATAAAGAGCTAACCACTATCCTGAGCCAGATTGAGCGTGTTTGGACAAAGTTAATGAAAAGAAGAGAAGAGAATGAGATCCTTCTGGCTGAAAAGATGAAAAAAGTAAGAAGTAAGTTGGCTGAAGTAAGGAAAACTAAATTGGTTCAAAAGAGCTATAAAATTCCATATACTGGCTGGACAGTGAGAAGAGACGATGCATTTTTTGTGGATAAACTCCAATAG